From one Chryseobacterium sp. 3008163 genomic stretch:
- a CDS encoding acyl-CoA dehydrogenase has protein sequence MDFNLSEEQLMIQQAARDFAQNELLPEVIERDRDQKFPTEQVKKMGEMGLLGMMVDPQYGGAGMDSVSYVLAMEEIAKIDASAAVVMSVNNSLVCAGLEKYASEEQKVKYLTPLASGQVIGAFALSEPEAGSDATSQKTTAEDKGDYYLLNGVKNWITNGGTATYYIVIAQTDPEKKHKGINAFIVERGWEGFEIGPKEDKLGIRGSDTHSLLFNNVKVPKENRIGEDGFGFNFAMAVLNGGRIGIASQALGIASGAYEMALKYAKTRKAFKTEIINHQAIAFKLADMATQITAARMLCFKAAVEKDAGKDISEIGAMAKLYSSQVAMDTTIEAVQIHGGYGYVKEYHVERLMRDAKITQIYEGTSEIQRIVISRSIAK, from the coding sequence ATGGACTTTAATTTATCCGAAGAACAGCTGATGATTCAGCAGGCAGCAAGAGATTTTGCACAGAACGAACTATTACCAGAAGTAATTGAAAGAGACCGTGATCAAAAATTTCCTACTGAGCAAGTAAAGAAAATGGGCGAAATGGGACTTTTGGGAATGATGGTTGATCCTCAGTATGGCGGTGCCGGTATGGACAGCGTTTCTTATGTTTTGGCAATGGAGGAAATTGCAAAAATTGATGCTTCTGCAGCAGTTGTAATGTCTGTAAATAACTCATTAGTTTGTGCTGGTTTAGAAAAATATGCTTCTGAAGAACAAAAAGTAAAATATCTTACACCATTGGCAAGCGGTCAGGTAATCGGAGCATTTGCATTATCTGAGCCGGAAGCAGGTTCTGATGCGACTTCTCAAAAAACCACAGCAGAAGACAAAGGTGACTATTATCTTTTAAATGGTGTGAAAAACTGGATCACAAATGGTGGTACAGCTACCTATTATATTGTAATCGCTCAGACAGATCCTGAGAAAAAACATAAAGGAATCAACGCTTTTATCGTAGAAAGAGGTTGGGAAGGTTTTGAGATCGGACCAAAAGAAGACAAATTGGGAATCAGAGGAAGCGATACGCATTCTTTGCTTTTCAACAATGTAAAAGTACCTAAAGAAAACAGAATCGGTGAAGACGGTTTCGGATTCAATTTTGCAATGGCTGTTTTGAATGGCGGTAGAATCGGGATTGCTTCTCAGGCTTTAGGAATTGCTTCAGGAGCTTACGAGATGGCTCTGAAATATGCTAAAACCAGAAAAGCTTTCAAAACTGAAATTATCAATCACCAGGCGATTGCTTTCAAATTGGCAGATATGGCAACTCAGATTACTGCGGCAAGAATGCTTTGTTTTAAAGCGGCTGTAGAAAAAGATGCCGGAAAAGACATTTCTGAAATAGGAGCGATGGCTAAATTATATTCTTCTCAAGTTGCGATGGATACTACCATTGAAGCAGTTCAGATTCATGGTGGATACGGATATGTGAAAGAATATCACGTAGAAAGATTAATGAGAGATGCAAAAATTACTCAAATTTATGAGGGAACTTCTGAAATCCAAAGAATTGTGATTTCTAGAAGTATTGCAAAATAA
- a CDS encoding AMP-dependent synthetase/ligase — translation MTIKRLFDIPHQALEKLPNDVMFATKHQGEWIKTSTQEFVNQGNKISRGLLKLGIKPGDKIALITTNSRTEWAIMDLGLSQIGVVSVPVYPSISPEDYEFIFNNAEIKYCFVSDKELLAKVMKIKHNVASLQGVFTFDNISGAANWKEILDLGEDDSTQMEVEDLSKAINTQDLATLIYTSGTTGKPKGVMLTHENIVSNVLGSLPRIPRRKSLDYKDTRVLSFLPICHIFERMLFYLFQYNGFSVYFAESIEKMGENVKEVKPHYMSVVPRLVEKVYDKIYNTGSSAGGLKQKIFFWALNLIQKKKEVTKPSGLSEIIADKLVFKKWREGLGGEIITLVSGSAALSTRLNLMFQNAGIPILEGYGLTETSPVISVNSFAKMKVGTVGHPLDNLTVKIQQDGEITVKGPSVFKSYFKNEEQTKETFTEDGFFKTGDIGHIDSEGFLQITDRKKEMFKTSGGKYIAPQTIENLAKASKFIEQVMVVGDGEKMPCAFVQPDFEFAKNWAMRNNLNIGSTPQEIASSPELKERIEKEINDINEHLGNWEKIKKIELTPEVWSIEAGLLTPTLKLKRKAVKEKFKYLYDKMYDHHD, via the coding sequence ATGACGATCAAAAGATTATTCGATATACCGCACCAGGCTTTAGAAAAACTCCCAAATGATGTAATGTTCGCTACAAAACATCAAGGTGAGTGGATAAAGACGTCAACTCAGGAGTTTGTAAACCAAGGAAACAAAATTTCGAGAGGACTGTTGAAATTGGGTATAAAACCCGGAGATAAAATAGCTCTGATTACTACCAATTCTCGTACAGAATGGGCAATCATGGATCTTGGGCTTTCACAAATCGGAGTTGTTTCAGTTCCTGTTTATCCGAGCATTTCACCCGAAGATTACGAGTTTATATTTAATAATGCCGAAATAAAATATTGCTTTGTTTCTGATAAAGAACTTTTGGCTAAAGTGATGAAAATCAAGCACAACGTTGCTTCACTACAAGGTGTTTTCACATTTGATAATATTTCCGGAGCAGCCAATTGGAAGGAAATTCTCGATTTGGGTGAAGATGATTCTACACAAATGGAGGTGGAAGATCTTTCAAAAGCTATTAATACTCAAGATTTAGCTACTTTAATTTATACTTCCGGAACTACAGGGAAACCAAAAGGCGTGATGCTAACTCACGAGAATATTGTTTCGAATGTTTTGGGATCGCTTCCAAGAATTCCGAGACGAAAAAGTTTAGACTACAAAGACACGAGAGTTTTAAGTTTTTTACCGATTTGCCATATTTTTGAGAGAATGCTTTTTTATCTTTTTCAATACAATGGTTTTTCAGTCTATTTCGCTGAAAGTATTGAAAAAATGGGTGAAAATGTAAAAGAGGTAAAACCTCACTACATGAGTGTAGTTCCGAGACTTGTAGAAAAAGTTTATGACAAAATCTACAACACCGGTTCATCTGCAGGTGGTTTAAAACAAAAAATATTTTTCTGGGCATTGAATTTAATTCAGAAAAAGAAAGAAGTTACAAAACCTTCCGGTCTGTCTGAAATTATTGCAGACAAACTGGTTTTCAAAAAATGGAGAGAAGGTTTAGGTGGTGAAATTATCACTTTGGTTTCTGGTTCTGCGGCTTTATCAACAAGATTAAATTTAATGTTCCAAAATGCCGGAATTCCTATTCTTGAAGGATATGGCTTAACGGAAACCTCACCTGTAATCTCTGTAAATTCATTTGCAAAAATGAAAGTGGGAACTGTGGGGCATCCTTTGGATAACTTGACCGTTAAAATTCAGCAAGATGGCGAAATTACGGTAAAAGGACCATCTGTTTTTAAAAGCTATTTTAAAAACGAAGAACAAACCAAAGAAACATTTACAGAAGACGGATTTTTCAAAACGGGAGACATTGGACATATCGACAGTGAAGGATTTTTGCAGATTACCGACCGTAAAAAGGAAATGTTCAAAACTTCCGGCGGAAAATATATCGCTCCTCAAACGATTGAAAATTTAGCCAAAGCTTCGAAATTTATCGAACAGGTAATGGTAGTTGGTGACGGCGAAAAAATGCCATGCGCATTTGTACAGCCAGATTTTGAATTTGCTAAAAATTGGGCAATGAGAAATAACCTCAACATCGGCTCTACTCCGCAGGAAATTGCAAGTAGCCCTGAACTGAAAGAAAGAATTGAAAAAGAAATCAACGATATCAACGAGCATTTAGGAAACTGGGAAAAGATTAAAAAAATAGAGCTTACCCCAGAAGTTTGGAGTATTGAAGCCGGACTTTTAACTCCTACCCTCAAACTGAAAAGAAAGGCGGTAAAAGAGAAGTTCAAATATCTGTATGACAAAATGTATGATCATCACGATTAA